In one Lolium rigidum isolate FL_2022 chromosome 3, APGP_CSIRO_Lrig_0.1, whole genome shotgun sequence genomic region, the following are encoded:
- the LOC124694626 gene encoding vacuolar protein sorting-associated protein 24 homolog 1-like: MEAVKSLLKPKPTPQQQLREWQRRLRNEGRNIERQIRDVEKEQKKVEKAIREAAKRDDIGSAKALAKEVVRSRKAVNRLYENKAQLNSISMHLGEIVATTRTVGHLSKSTEVMKLVNNLMKAPEVAVTMQEFSKEMTKAGVMEEMVNDAVDSALDNEDIEEEIDEEVDKVLSAISGETASQLPDAVRKQKEQVTQPSTSQPVERTAIAESVDDDDEDELEKIRERLAKVRS; the protein is encoded by the exons ATGGAGGCGGTGAAGAGCCTTCTGAAGCCAAAGCCGACGCCGCAGCAGCAGCTGCGCGAgtggcagcgccgcctccgtaACGAGGGCCGCAACATCGAGCGACAGATCCGAG ACGTGGAGAAGGAGCAGAAGAAGGTGGAGAAGGCCATCAGGGAGGCCGCCAAGCGCGACGACATCGGATCGGCCAAG GCGCTGGCCAAAGAGGTGGTTCGATCGAGGAAGGCGGTCAACCGGCTCTACGAGAACAAGGCCCAGCTCAACTCCATCTCCATGCACCTTGGCGAAATCGTCG CCACTACCAGAACAGTAGGTCATTTGTCCAAGAGCACCGAAGTGATGAAGCTTGTCAACAACCTGATGAAAGCCCCAGAGGTAGCTGTCACTATGCAGGAATTCAGCAAAGAGATGACAAAG GCTGGTGTCATGGAAGAAATGGTGAATGATGCGGTGGATTCAGCACTGGACAATGAGGACATAGAGGAGGAGATTGACGAGGAGGTTGATAAGGTCCTTTCTGCAATTTCCGGGGAGACTGCTTCCCAACTTCCAGATGCTGTCCGGAAACAAAAAGAGCAGGTCACACAACCTTCGACAAGTCAACCTGTAGAG AGAACTGCTATAGCAGAATCtgttgatgacgacgacgaggatgagcTAGAAAAGATAAGAGAAAGGCTTGCTAAAGTGAGGTCGTAA
- the LOC124694622 gene encoding xyloglucan endotransglucosylase/hydrolase protein 31-like, translated as MVRQIRPDNAIPHRLLSAVVLGILMVLLPGPAEAQPSPGYYPSSMVRSTPFSQPYSILWGPQHQSLSSDQTALTLWLDRSSGSGFKSKRAYRNGYFGVSMKVQPGYTAGVNTAFYLSNTEVYPGYHDEIDVELLGTIPGEPYTLQTNVYVRGTGDAHPIVGREMRFHLWFDPTAAFHHYAVLWNPDEIVFLVDDVPVRRYQKKVEATFPEREMWAYGSVWDASDWATDNGRYRADYRYQPFVSGFREFKVAGCEVGAPASCRPVAAGPGGGLSAQQGAAMRWAQQRSMVYYYCQDGSKDRSNYPEC; from the exons ATGGTGCGGCAGATTAGGCCCGATAATGCGATCCCGCATCGTCTCCTATCTGCAGTAGTGCTTGGAATCCTGATGGTGCTGCTGCCGGGGCCGGCCGAGGCACAGCCATCTCCTGGGTACTACCCGAGCTCCATGGTGAGGTCCACGCCATTCTCGCAGCCCTACAGCATCCTGTGGGGCCCGCAGCACCAGTCCCTCTCCTCCGACCAGACCGCCCTCACCCTCTGGTTGGACCGCTCCTCCGGCAGCGGTTTCAAGTCCAAGCGCGCCTACCGGAACGGCTACTTCGGCGTCTCCATGAAGGTCCAGCCGGGCTACACCGCCGGCGTCAACACCGCCTTCTAC CTGTCGAACACGGAGGTGTACCCGGGGTACCACGACGAGATCGACGTGGAGCTGCTCGGCACCATCCCCGGCGAGCCCTACACGCTGCAGACCAACGTCTACGTGCGCGGCACCGGCGACGCACACCCGATCGTGGGGCGGGAGATGCGCTTCCACCTGTGGTTCGACCCCACGGCGGCCTTCCACCACTACGCCGTGCTCTGGAACCCCGACGAGATCGTCTTCCTCGTCGACGACGTGCCCGTGCGCCGCTACCAGAAGAAGGTGGAGGCCACGTTCCCGGAGCGCGAGATGTGGGCGTACGGCTCCGTCTGGGACGCCTCCGACTGGGCCACCGACAACGGGCGCTACAGGGCCGACTACCGGTACCAGCCCTTCGTGTCCGGGTTCAGGGAGTTCAAGGTGGCCGGCTGCGAGGTCGGCGCGCCGGCGTCGTGCAGGCCCGTGGCGGCGGGGCCTGGAGGTGGGTTGAGCGCGCAGCAGGGTGCCGCCATGAGGTGGGCGCAGCAGAGGTCCATGGTCTACTACTACTGCCAGGATGGCTCCAAGGATCGCTCCAACTACCCCGAGTGCTAG